In Cyclopterus lumpus isolate fCycLum1 chromosome 17, fCycLum1.pri, whole genome shotgun sequence, a genomic segment contains:
- the cc2d1b gene encoding coiled-coil and C2 domain-containing protein 1B isoform X1 codes for MFGKKKRAPQPRGQGAAAAKQMGLFVDLDPEEMMMGMEGSVDDPDLEAELAAITGNKAAAGGRAKQKGKSSLHMEDIARMADECMKDEDEDEDEDDSNLEDDEDLLAELLEVVGEEDDEDVVPVSSTSSATASQAETTELTQQQDVKVPSAAPGSLQYTLEERVFMYKAALQHAKTAGETSKVRRCDRGLKTLESMLAGIKKGRPVNEAEIPPPVATGAQSAASQPAVPHRPAPPEPTSSDQQGESEATPAVPEILTPSSEEEHSSSATLPPLSTVPSPEEQTSPTDATANELTKTLLLERQKEYKMAALRAKKQGDVEQARLHFMTSKKFDAVVEALEKGQAVDLDGLPPSPQGGGSAPVMEPPSRPNIVVTQLVTAAPAAAPTVAPSAPKDVLEALEQRRAKYVEASNQAKASGDDRKARMHDRIAKQYQSAIRAHKAGKAVNFEELPVPHGFPPIPGQKATGAEQGFIAALEAADKLSSTDDAEMGNEGEDEEEESKPAAPEEPKKPMQGRKRTPSASPDRTATMEGLSSSAAQQLEFLEGRKKQYMKAALQAKQKNDMDQAKIFLRTAKGFEPMIEAARGGRSVDISAVPSPPGDEDEDFILVHHSDVQISEKAEQLYTQLAKILKEQYEKCLTHSKQFTHLGNVTETTRFEKIADSCKKSLEVLKLAQSRGLPPPKHHFEERSFHTVRIFPDLSSTDLVVIIVKGMNLPAPSGIQTNDLDAFVKFDFPYPSAEQPQKHKTAVIKNTNSPEFNQSFNLSINRNHRGFKRVVTSKGLKLELLHKGGFLRSDKPIGTALVKLEKLESQSEIREIVEVMDGRKATGGRVEVKIRLREPLSGQDMQKNTERWLVIDQSQVLV; via the exons atgttTGGTAAAAAGAAGAGAGCGCCACAGCCCAGAGGCCAGGGCGCTGCTGCAGCCAAGCAG ATGGGTCTGTTTGTAGACCTGGACCCCGAGGAGATGATGATGGGTATGGAGGGGAGTGTGGATGACCCAGACTTGGAGGCTGAACTGGCCGCTATTACTGGGAAtaaagctgcagctggaggaagAGCCAAGCAGAAGGGGAAAA GCTCGCTGCACATGGAAGACATCGCAAGAATGGCCGACGAGTGTATGaaagatgaggatgaggatgaagatgaagatgacagTAACCTGGAAGACGACGAAGATCTATTG GCGGAGCTACTGGAAGTGGTGGGtgaggaggacgatgaggatGTTGTACCCGTTTCCTCTACATCCTCTGCCACTGCTTCTCAAGCTGAAACGACAGAGCTGACGCAG CAGCAGGACGTAAAGGTCCCCTCCGCAGCGCCGGGCAGCCTCCAATACACCCTGGAGGAGAGAGTTTTCATGTACAAGGCGGCTTTGCAACACGCCAAAACTGCAGGGGAGACCTCCAAAGTCCGGAGATGCGATCGCGGCCTGAAG ACTCTGGAGTCGATGTTGGCAGGTATTAAAAAAGGGAGACCCGTGAATGAGGCAGAGATCCCTCCCCCTGTTGCCACGGGAGCCCAGAGTGCCGCCTCTCAGCCTGCTGTTCCCCATCGACCAGCTCCCCCTGAACCCACATCTTCAGATCAGCAGGGCGAGTCAGAGGCCACGCCCGCTGTACCGGAGATCCTCACCCCCAGCAGTGAAGAGGAGCACTCGTCTTCTGCCACCCTGCCCCCTCTGAGCACCGTCCCATCTCCAGAGGAGCAGACCAGTCCAACAGATG CCACAGCGAACGAGTTGACCAAGACGTTGCTTTTGGAGAGGCAGAAAGAATACAAGATGGCAGCTCTGAGAGCCAAGAAGCAGGGAGATGTGGAGCAAGCCAGGCTCCACTTCATGACCAGCAAG AAATTCGATGCGGTGGTTGAGGCGTTGGAAAAAGGACAAGCAGTCGACCTGGATGgccttcctccatctccccaGG GAGGAGGCTCTGCTCCAGTGATGGAACCTCCCTCAAGACCAAACATAGTTGTCACGCAACTGGTTACAGCAGCTCCAG CCGCTGCACCCACAGTAGCCCCTTCAGCTCCCAAAGACGTGCTGGAGGCTCTGGAGCAGAGACGAGCCAAGTATGTAGAGGCGTCCAATCAGGCCAAAGCCAGCGGAGACGACCGCAAAGCTCGGATGCACGACCGAATCGCCAAG caatACCAGAGTGCCATCCGAGCTCACAAAGCAGGAAAAGCGGTCAACTTTGAGGAGCTGCCAGTTCCCCATG GTTTTCCTCCAATCCCGGGCCAGAAGGCGACGGGGGCGGAGCAGGGATTCATTGCTGCTCTTGAGGCAGCAGATAAGCTTTCCTCCACTGATGATGCTGAAATGGGGAATgaaggagaagacgaggaggaagag tCCAAGCCTGCAGCTCCAGAAGAGCCAAAGAAACCCATGCAAGGAAGGAAAAGGACTCCGTCAGCTTCGCCTGACAGAACCGCCACCATGGAAGGACTTTCATCATCAG CGGCTCAGCAGCTTGAGTTTCTGGAGGGCCGGAAGAAGCAGTACATGAAGGCGGCTCTGCAGGCAAAGCAGAAAAACGACATGGATCAGGCCAAGATCTTCCTCCGCACCGCCAAGGGCTTCGAACCCATGATCGAGGCCGCACGCGGCGGCAGGAGTGTGGACATTAGCGCg GTGccgtcgccccctggtgacgAAGACGAGGACTTCATCCTGGTTCATCACAGCGACGTGCAGATCTCAGAGAAGGCAGAGCAGCTTTACACACAACTGGCCAAGATCCTTAAAGAGCAGTACGAG aaatgtttgaCTCACTCCAAGCAGTTCACGCACCTGGGGAACGTCACCGAAACAACAAG GTTTGAGAAGATAGCAGATAGTTGTAAAAAGAGTCTGGAGGTCCTGAAGCTGGCTCAGTCCAGAGGTCTGCCTCCCCCTAAACATCACTTTGAGGAGAGATCATTTCACACTGTCAG GATATTCCCAGACCTGAGCAGCACCGACCTGGTTGTCATCATCGTCAAAGGGATGAATCTTCCTGCTCCTAGTg gAATTCAAACAAATGATCTGGATGCATTCGTGAAGTTTGACTTCCCGTACCCCAGCGCG GAGCAGCCgcagaaacacaaaacagcCGTCATCAAGAACACCAACTCCCCGG AATTCAACCAGAGCttcaacctgtcaatcaatcgAAACCACCGCGGCTTCAAGAGGGTGGTGACGTCGAAAGGCCTcaagctggagctgctgcacaAAGG TGGTTTCCTGCGGAGCGACAAGCCGATCGGGACGGCCCTCGTGAAGCTGGAAAAACTGGAGTCGCAGAGTGAAATCAGGGAGATTGTAGAG GTGATGGACGGTCGTAAAGCCACAGGTGGTCGTGTGGAAGTTAAGATCCGACTTCGGGAGCCTCTGAGCGGACAAGACATGCAGAAGAACACCGAGCGCTGGCTGGTGATCGACCAATCGCAG GTTCTCGtttag
- the cc2d1b gene encoding coiled-coil and C2 domain-containing protein 1B isoform X2, producing the protein MFGKKKRAPQPRGQGAAAAKQMGLFVDLDPEEMMMGMEGSVDDPDLEAELAAITGNKAAAGGRAKQKGKSSLHMEDIARMADECMKDEDEDEDEDDSNLEDDEDLLAELLEVVGEEDDEDVVPVSSTSSATASQAETTELTQQDVKVPSAAPGSLQYTLEERVFMYKAALQHAKTAGETSKVRRCDRGLKTLESMLAGIKKGRPVNEAEIPPPVATGAQSAASQPAVPHRPAPPEPTSSDQQGESEATPAVPEILTPSSEEEHSSSATLPPLSTVPSPEEQTSPTDATANELTKTLLLERQKEYKMAALRAKKQGDVEQARLHFMTSKKFDAVVEALEKGQAVDLDGLPPSPQGGGSAPVMEPPSRPNIVVTQLVTAAPAAAPTVAPSAPKDVLEALEQRRAKYVEASNQAKASGDDRKARMHDRIAKQYQSAIRAHKAGKAVNFEELPVPHGFPPIPGQKATGAEQGFIAALEAADKLSSTDDAEMGNEGEDEEEESKPAAPEEPKKPMQGRKRTPSASPDRTATMEGLSSSAAQQLEFLEGRKKQYMKAALQAKQKNDMDQAKIFLRTAKGFEPMIEAARGGRSVDISAVPSPPGDEDEDFILVHHSDVQISEKAEQLYTQLAKILKEQYEKCLTHSKQFTHLGNVTETTRFEKIADSCKKSLEVLKLAQSRGLPPPKHHFEERSFHTVRIFPDLSSTDLVVIIVKGMNLPAPSGIQTNDLDAFVKFDFPYPSAEQPQKHKTAVIKNTNSPEFNQSFNLSINRNHRGFKRVVTSKGLKLELLHKGGFLRSDKPIGTALVKLEKLESQSEIREIVEVMDGRKATGGRVEVKIRLREPLSGQDMQKNTERWLVIDQSQVLV; encoded by the exons atgttTGGTAAAAAGAAGAGAGCGCCACAGCCCAGAGGCCAGGGCGCTGCTGCAGCCAAGCAG ATGGGTCTGTTTGTAGACCTGGACCCCGAGGAGATGATGATGGGTATGGAGGGGAGTGTGGATGACCCAGACTTGGAGGCTGAACTGGCCGCTATTACTGGGAAtaaagctgcagctggaggaagAGCCAAGCAGAAGGGGAAAA GCTCGCTGCACATGGAAGACATCGCAAGAATGGCCGACGAGTGTATGaaagatgaggatgaggatgaagatgaagatgacagTAACCTGGAAGACGACGAAGATCTATTG GCGGAGCTACTGGAAGTGGTGGGtgaggaggacgatgaggatGTTGTACCCGTTTCCTCTACATCCTCTGCCACTGCTTCTCAAGCTGAAACGACAGAGCTGACGCAG CAGGACGTAAAGGTCCCCTCCGCAGCGCCGGGCAGCCTCCAATACACCCTGGAGGAGAGAGTTTTCATGTACAAGGCGGCTTTGCAACACGCCAAAACTGCAGGGGAGACCTCCAAAGTCCGGAGATGCGATCGCGGCCTGAAG ACTCTGGAGTCGATGTTGGCAGGTATTAAAAAAGGGAGACCCGTGAATGAGGCAGAGATCCCTCCCCCTGTTGCCACGGGAGCCCAGAGTGCCGCCTCTCAGCCTGCTGTTCCCCATCGACCAGCTCCCCCTGAACCCACATCTTCAGATCAGCAGGGCGAGTCAGAGGCCACGCCCGCTGTACCGGAGATCCTCACCCCCAGCAGTGAAGAGGAGCACTCGTCTTCTGCCACCCTGCCCCCTCTGAGCACCGTCCCATCTCCAGAGGAGCAGACCAGTCCAACAGATG CCACAGCGAACGAGTTGACCAAGACGTTGCTTTTGGAGAGGCAGAAAGAATACAAGATGGCAGCTCTGAGAGCCAAGAAGCAGGGAGATGTGGAGCAAGCCAGGCTCCACTTCATGACCAGCAAG AAATTCGATGCGGTGGTTGAGGCGTTGGAAAAAGGACAAGCAGTCGACCTGGATGgccttcctccatctccccaGG GAGGAGGCTCTGCTCCAGTGATGGAACCTCCCTCAAGACCAAACATAGTTGTCACGCAACTGGTTACAGCAGCTCCAG CCGCTGCACCCACAGTAGCCCCTTCAGCTCCCAAAGACGTGCTGGAGGCTCTGGAGCAGAGACGAGCCAAGTATGTAGAGGCGTCCAATCAGGCCAAAGCCAGCGGAGACGACCGCAAAGCTCGGATGCACGACCGAATCGCCAAG caatACCAGAGTGCCATCCGAGCTCACAAAGCAGGAAAAGCGGTCAACTTTGAGGAGCTGCCAGTTCCCCATG GTTTTCCTCCAATCCCGGGCCAGAAGGCGACGGGGGCGGAGCAGGGATTCATTGCTGCTCTTGAGGCAGCAGATAAGCTTTCCTCCACTGATGATGCTGAAATGGGGAATgaaggagaagacgaggaggaagag tCCAAGCCTGCAGCTCCAGAAGAGCCAAAGAAACCCATGCAAGGAAGGAAAAGGACTCCGTCAGCTTCGCCTGACAGAACCGCCACCATGGAAGGACTTTCATCATCAG CGGCTCAGCAGCTTGAGTTTCTGGAGGGCCGGAAGAAGCAGTACATGAAGGCGGCTCTGCAGGCAAAGCAGAAAAACGACATGGATCAGGCCAAGATCTTCCTCCGCACCGCCAAGGGCTTCGAACCCATGATCGAGGCCGCACGCGGCGGCAGGAGTGTGGACATTAGCGCg GTGccgtcgccccctggtgacgAAGACGAGGACTTCATCCTGGTTCATCACAGCGACGTGCAGATCTCAGAGAAGGCAGAGCAGCTTTACACACAACTGGCCAAGATCCTTAAAGAGCAGTACGAG aaatgtttgaCTCACTCCAAGCAGTTCACGCACCTGGGGAACGTCACCGAAACAACAAG GTTTGAGAAGATAGCAGATAGTTGTAAAAAGAGTCTGGAGGTCCTGAAGCTGGCTCAGTCCAGAGGTCTGCCTCCCCCTAAACATCACTTTGAGGAGAGATCATTTCACACTGTCAG GATATTCCCAGACCTGAGCAGCACCGACCTGGTTGTCATCATCGTCAAAGGGATGAATCTTCCTGCTCCTAGTg gAATTCAAACAAATGATCTGGATGCATTCGTGAAGTTTGACTTCCCGTACCCCAGCGCG GAGCAGCCgcagaaacacaaaacagcCGTCATCAAGAACACCAACTCCCCGG AATTCAACCAGAGCttcaacctgtcaatcaatcgAAACCACCGCGGCTTCAAGAGGGTGGTGACGTCGAAAGGCCTcaagctggagctgctgcacaAAGG TGGTTTCCTGCGGAGCGACAAGCCGATCGGGACGGCCCTCGTGAAGCTGGAAAAACTGGAGTCGCAGAGTGAAATCAGGGAGATTGTAGAG GTGATGGACGGTCGTAAAGCCACAGGTGGTCGTGTGGAAGTTAAGATCCGACTTCGGGAGCCTCTGAGCGGACAAGACATGCAGAAGAACACCGAGCGCTGGCTGGTGATCGACCAATCGCAG GTTCTCGtttag